A genomic window from Fusarium keratoplasticum isolate Fu6.1 chromosome 15, whole genome shotgun sequence includes:
- a CDS encoding HET domain-containing protein → MNVVSPRWTMAKLMALLVGHFVELHLLDKRLNLSESTISFPSAFDEDRPCPESNYPYAPLIRPKEIRLLKLEVISGTVCCTLETVHLDEAPPFWALSYLWGSDQMDMCTIQLSSPEGPRTLRITFNCATAIQSLVPFRTRYLWIDAICINQRDTLEKQHQLPLMPDIYTRATLVIGHLGGRNTLPIGDFMNRLRQNIAQGEDLVFDPFDGSNAAMWEALFGILAQLYWGRAWIFQEVVLAKSLLLIYGTACLQWKDLASVAKHAIAGDSIVLTEKNDNDDDRRELASRITRALSNFGLFTHIVDRLKTHDSSSDVSKRPKLAQVIDLAFYRQATDPRDAVYALLGLCSDATVPALQPNYDPSISCEQVYTDVACYYLETGKCINLLLLAGLAYRQPTMRLPSSKCHISGFLPSWVPDLGLETEKRLGSWAVERERWRDCQLECHICPRRRFLSVRGCEIGTIMAVSELDMRSAEKSASGQVGKDWVIQHWSSNFAASLQMAEELVPDPYPTGMSREDAHWRTRIMDHDDRGSPAAVGTKNLVNVLVEYAKNSAEGGQLKHPLSDEQSDTSIKPTKGWGLIMASYTFAVTKGGYMGLVPPGSVEGDMICQFEGCGVPFVLRPQGEECDDTFALWGDAYVQGFMHGETSSLCKRWFRIS, encoded by the coding sequence ATGAACGTTGTATCTCCGAGATGGACGATGGCCAAGCTCATGGCACTACTCGTTGGCCACTTCGTTGAACTTCACCTATTGGATAAGAGACTCAATCTCTCGGAGAGTACTATCAGCTTCCCGAGCGCTTTTGATGAGGACAGACCGTGTCCTGAATCCAATTACCCGTACGCCCCCTTGATACGTCCGAAAGAAATCCGGCTCCTCAAGTTAGAAGTGATCTCGGGAACAGTTTGCTGCACCTTGGAGACGGTACATCTCGATGAGGCACCACCTTTCTGGGCTCTGTCCTATCTCTGGGGTAGCGATCAAATGGATATGTGCACTATCCAACTATCCTCGCCAGAGGGACCTCGCACCCTTCGCATTACTTTCAACTGTGCCACGGCTATCCAATCTTTAGTCCCTTTCAGAACGCGGTATCTTTGGATCGATGCCATTTGTATCAACCAACGTGATACTCTTGAGAAACAGCACCAGCTGCCTTTGATGCCGGACATCTACACTCGGGCGACACTCGTCATTGGGCACCTCGGGGGTCGCAACACCTTGCCGATAGGGGATTTCATGAACAGACTGAGGCAGAATATTGCACAAGGCGAGGATCTTGTCTTCGATCCTTTTGACGgctccaacgccgccatgTGGGAGGCCTTATTCGGGATTCTTGCCCAATTATACTGGGGGCGCGCCTGGATCTTCCAGGAGGttgtcttggccaagtcgCTGCTCCTTATCTACGGCACCGCATGCCTCCAGTGGAAAGATCTAGCGTCTGTTGCAAAGCACGCCATCGCTGGTGACAGTATTGTCCTAACTGAGAAGAATGATAACGATGATGATCGGAGGGAGCTGGCTTCTCGCATCACCCGGGCCCTGTCGAATTTCGGACTTTTCACCCACATCGTCGACAGACTGAAGACACATGATTCAAGTTCAGATGTCTCTAAGCGACCGAAACTAGCGCAGGTCATTGACCTGGCATTCTACCGACAAGCAACTGATCCTCGTGATGCAGTGTATGCGTTACTCGGTCTCTGCTCGGACGCTACCGTCCCGGCATTGCAGCCAAACTACGATCCATCCATTTCTTGTGAGCAAGTATACACAGACGTGGCATGCTACTATCTTGAAACCGGGAAGTGCATCAATCTCTTGCTTTTGGCCGGGCTAGCATACAGACAGCCGACCATGCGCCTTCCAAGTAGCAAGTGCCACATCTCAGGCTTCCTACCGTCTTGGGTCCccgaccttggccttgagactGAGAAACGGCTCGGCAGCTGGGCGGTAGAACGTGAGAGGTGGAGGGATTGCCAACTAGAATGCCATATTTGTCCCAGGCGCCGATTTCTATCCGTCAGGGGCTGCGAAATAGGCACCATCATGGCAGTATCAGAACTTGACATGCGAAGCGCCGAAAAGTCGGCATCTGGCCAAGTCGGAAAAGACTGGGTGATACAGCACTGGTCAAGCAACTTCGCGGCGAGCCTTCAGATGGCGGAGGAACTCGTGCCTGACCCGTATCCCACTGGCATGAGCCGTGAGGACGCTCATTGGAGAACGCGAATCATGGACCACGATGACAGAGGCTCCCCAGCAGCTGTAGGCACAAAGAATCTAGTCAATGTTCTGGTTGAATACGCAAAGAACTCGGCGGAGGGCGGGCAACTTAAACATCCTTTGTCTGATGAGCAAAGTGACACGAGCATCAAGCCCACCAAGGGCTGGGGTTTGATAATGGCCTCCTACACTTTTGCGGTAACCAAGGGTGGGTATATGGGACTGGTACCTCCCGGATCGGTTGAGGGTGATATGATTTGTCAATTTGAAGGTTGTGGCGTCCCTTTTGTTCTTCGTCCGCAGGGTGAGGAATGCGATGATACTTTTGCACTCTGGGGTGACGCGTACGTTCAGGGATTTATGCATGGCGAGACCAGTTCGCTCTGTAAAAGGTGGTTTAGGATATCCTAG
- a CDS encoding HET domain-containing protein produces the protein MTLCDLCKGIPWETLPSVPPDLDSELSGHPYLQPFHRWPEDIRGYSHHQSLEALRDSATVLDCHLCRLILKQVQSCQSELEELKPKWEADTMTRYDWPLWELWIVKRENGGDGFWVMSLTDGAEKKEVRLVAAIGLCVRDGDPLESIIRGRPVEQHGGTLTAISRARKWLKECNEHPGCSPGETRLPSRVIDVGVDTNSPHVRLRETETHECGKYICLSYCWGNEQACTTTQATIADRKRQIIISDLPKTHQDAIKLARELGVRYLWIDSICICQDDHENWERESAKMLSIYCNAYLTVAASRAKDSSEGLFGERPTREYVELGYTSGDLRGQALAFNLPLHEEAISSDYLSMPDEPLSDRAWGLQERVLSRRMLLYGTQQLFFECNEGFRGEDGLSLKDRFQSVHEKLEEESEGMEQHRNEANCDDEKISNNKAALLGSWYSLLWLYGPRKLTNASDKLPAMSGLASVFAKRLDDEYVAGLWRSHLIEGLLWQGLGCRRVQKYRSPSWSWASMDGIPGLGVEQDYDTLAKVLDVKVDLKGVNPYGEVTDARIKIRAPMERLYLAIEDWDPNRAGFPYDNNPKVRTANGKPEGTHSRFDFDFTAEDAPQEALKIVKSLEGVEIFALILLKVTEESYDDQYQALIVSKVKGGEEYQRLGFIFLDEEMLGRRPEEQTEEEAPIVTLV, from the exons ATGACCTTGTGCGATCTATGCAAGGGCATACCCTGGGAAACACTTCCTTCAGTCCCACCGGATCTCGACAGTGAATTAAGCGGGCATCCATACCTCCAACCATTCCACCGATGGCCTGAAGATATTAGAGGCTactctcatcatcaaagCCTCGAAGCCTTGCGAGATTCCGCAACAGTGTTAGACTGTCATCTCTGCCGCCTGATTCTTAAGCAAGTACAATCATGCCAGTCagagctggaagagctgAAGCCGAAATGGGAAGCCGATACGATGACCCGGTACGACTGGCCATTATGGGAACTTTGGATTGTGAAGCGAGAGAACGGGGGAGATGGATTTTGGGTTATGAGTTTGACGGATGGAGcagagaaaaaagaggtgAGGCTGGTGGCGGCGATTGGACTTTGTGTGAGAGATG GTGACCCGCTTGAGTCGATCATTCGCGGCCGACCAGTCGAACAACACGGAGGAACTTTGACGGCAATCTCAAGAGCCCGCAAATGGCTGAAGGAGTGCAACGAGCATCCTGGCTGCAGTCCTGGCGAGACACGATTGCCATCTCGCGTCATCGACGTGGGTGTCGACACTAACAGTCCTCACGTAAGGCTCCGCGAGACCGAGACACATGAATGTGGAAAATATATATGCTTGAG CTATTGCTGGGGTAATGAGCAGGCATGCACTACCACTCAAGCCACGATTGCAGATCGAAAGCGCCAAATCATAATATCCGACCTACCCAAGACGCACCAAGATGCTATTAAACTGGCACGAGAACTAGGAGTGAGATATCTGTGGATAGACAGCATCTGCATATGTCAAGATGACCACGAGAATTGGGAGCGGGAATCGGCCAAGATGCTGTCCATCTACTGCAATGCGTATCTGACCGTCGCTGCTTCGAGAGCCAAGGACAGCTCTGAAGGACTTTTTGGAGAGAGGCCGACTAGGGAATACGTTGAGCTCGGGTACACATCTGGTGACCTACGAGGGCAAGCTTTGGCGTTTAATCTACCCCTCCAcgaagaagccatctccAGCGACTACCTATCTATGCCGGATGAGCCACTCTCGGATCGCGCCTGGGGTCTACAGGAACGTGTTCTGTCACGTCGGATGCTTCTTTATGGCACTCAGCAACTGTTTTTTGAATGCAACGAGGGATTTCGAGGGGAAGATGGTCTGTCCCTCAAAGACCGATTCCAGAGTGTGCACGAGAAGTTGGAAGAAGAGTCCGAGGGAATGGAACAACACCGAAACGAGGCCAATTGTGATGACGAAAAGATTTCCAACAATAAAGCGGCATTGCTGGGATCATGGTACAGCCTTCTCTGGTTATACGGACCGCGGAAACTCACAAACGCCTCCGATAAACTCCCTGCTATGTCTGGTCTTGCTAGCGTCTTTGCAAAACGGCTTGACGACGAATACGTGGCTGGTCTTTGGCGCTCCCACCTCATAGAAGGACTTCTATGGCAAGGGTTGGGATGCAGACGAGTGCAAAAGTACAGATCGCCTTCCTGGTCATGGGCTTCCATGGATGGAATTCCCGGTCTAGGCGTCGAACAGGATTACGATACCTTGGCCAAGGTCCTGGACGTCAAGGTGGATCTTAAAGGCGTAAATCCTTACGGCGAGGTCACCGACGCAAGGATCAAGATACGGGCGCCAATGGAACGTCTCTATCTTGCTATCGAGGACTGGGACCCTAATAGAGCAGGCTTCCCTTATGACAACAATCCGAAAGTGCGTACGGCAAACGGCAAACCTGAGGGTACCCACTCCCgctttgactttgacttcACAGCTGAAGATGCTCCGCAGGAGGCGCTGAAGATTGTGAAGAGTTTAGAGGGGGTGGAGATTTTTGCTTTGATCTTGTTGAAGGTGACGGAGGAGAGTTACGATGATCAATACCAGGCTTTGATTGTTTCAAAGGTGAAGGGGGGCGAGGAATATCAGAGGCTAGGGTTTATTTtccttgatgaggagatgtTGGGACGAAGACCGGAGGAGCAGACTGAGGAGGAAGCGCCTATAGTTACGCTTGTGTAA
- a CDS encoding Heterokaryon incompatibility protein, with protein MLDVKVGEPLRIVARNQIQQNKHPIRYATLSHSWGHHVPIQTTTKTKTKSLFEDSLSEDLLPRTFRDAVDITRSLGIRYLWIDSLCIVQDDPEDWQAEAVQMRDTYLGSTINIAASDALDSTQGCFLEENGVMDSVTESSLDPSDRAAIKGPGPRIFVYQQQDQLLSTMIRFQAGTPRKLQGSTHLSTRGWVLQEELLSHRIVHCMKPEIHWQCRCFYKTQAGETFEDLELLSGDRHLKLAPSRRKERIWHEWIENYSARDFTFPADRIAAMVGITSHYQQTTGYSPLLGLWRESFAGDLLWLRIGPAKESAMANIPSWTWLSCNAPIFFDYWTLSMQDLETKQDHVLLSTCNITWTGLAMASSVQSTSLVIKGPLKDLRFRIAPESGSNPPYFHLEGEELDSSRPMPWSCAGQFDDATISRDGFDTYTCLLVRSRFQEKSKSHRDTFLILEPVASSSHETPTGHPSFRRIGIGSIRDKESAFVLAEEKELELY; from the coding sequence ATGCTTGATGTTAAAGTCGGTGAACCTCTTCGTATCGTGGCGAGGAACCAGATTCAGCAAAACAAGCACCCAATTCGTTATGCAACTTTGAGCCATTCCTGGGGCCACCATGTGCCGATACAAACCacgacaaagacaaagacaaagtcTCTCTTTGAAGACTCCCTTTCGGAAGATTTGCTTCCGCGAACCTTTCGGGATGCTGTCGACATCACACGGTCTCTCGGTATCCGCTACCTCTGGATTGATTCCCTGTGCATTGTACAGGATGACCCCGAGGACTGGCAAGCAGAGGCGGTTCAAATGAGGGACACGTACTTGGGAAGCACAATCAACATCGCCGCCAGCGATGCTCTAGATAGTACCCAAGGTTGTTTTCTGGAAGAAAACGGCGTTATGGACTCTGTGACTGAGAGTTCTCTTGATCCCAGCGACAGAGCTGCCATCAAGGGGCCTGGTCCTCGCATTTTCGTTTATCAGCAACAAGATCAGCTACTGAGCACTATGATCAGATTCCAAGCCGGAACGCCACGAAAGCTTCAGGGCAGTACCCACTTGAGCACCCGGGGCTGGGTGTTGCAAGAGGAGCTTCTCTCGCACCGCATCGTACATTGTATGAAGCCAGAGATCCATTGGCAATGCAGATGTTTTTATAAAACACAAGCTGGCGAGACCTTTGAAGATTTGGAACTGCTAAGCGGTGATCGTCACTTGAAGCTTGCACCCTCGAGGCGGAAAGAGCGCATCTGGCATGAGTGGATTGAAAATTATTCCGCACGAGACTTTACATTTCCAGCCGACAGAATCGCAGCAATGGTGGGGATTACAAGTCACTATCAGCAAACAACGGGTTATTCGCCACTCCTAGGCTTATGGAGGGAATCATTTGCTGGGGACCTTCTATGGCTTCGAATAGGACCGGCGAAGGAGtctgccatggccaacataCCCTCTTGGACCTGGCTGTCTTGCAATGCCCCAATTTTCTTCGACTACTGGACCCTCTCGATGCAAGATCTTGAGACCAAACAAGACCATGTTCTCCTATCCACATGCAACATCACCTGGACCGGCTTGGCAATGGCATCCAGCGTGCAGTCAACATCCCTGGTCATCAAGGGGCCCCTCAAGGACCTCCGCTTCCGAATCGCCCCAGAATCCGGATCTAACCCTCCTTATTTTCATCTGGAGGGGGAAGAATTGGACTCTTCTCGCCCgatgccttggtcttgtgCGGGACAATTTGACGATGCAACCATTTCACGAGATGGCTTCGATACTTATACCTGCCTGCTTGTGCGATCAAGGTTCCAAGAGAAATCGAAATCTCATAGGGATACGTTTCTTATCTTAGAACCGGTGGCAAGTTCTTCGCACGAGACACCAACTGGGCACCCCAGCTTTCGCCGGATTGGTATTGGTTCGATTCGCGACAAAGAGAGTGCGTTTGTATTGGCTGAGGAAAAGGAGCTGGAACTCTACTGA
- a CDS encoding Carboxylic ester hydrolase produces the protein MRVNFSTLLLPSLLQGLGVCAAPNKGNDDFAAKCASLKKSLKLPNTTVYFAQHVSAGTNITFPDNHPTCAPNYQVMDVEVCRVAMLVKTGPTSNVSIEVWLPLNWTGRFLGTGNGGLAGCMPYNDMAYGNSFGFASVGTNNGHNGTSGLPMYRNPGVVEDFAYRAVHTGAVIGKKITQDFYGKKFKSYFLGCSTGGRQAMKLAQSFPEDYDGYVAGAPAMRWNGLQARSGSFWGITGPPGAPTHVTPDEWQMVHKSVLAQCDERIDGVDDGVLEDPTLCQYRPEALICSKGQTKNCLTKAKVETVRKVFSPLYTTNETYIYPRAVPGANALFNFVVAEQPFIYSTEWYQYVIWEDPKWNPDTIGPKDYDRGAEMNPYDIETWEGDLSKFRRRGNKMIHWHGLQDGLISAENSDDYYNHVSRTMGLKSSHLDEFYRFFRVSGCGHCSAGDGASRIGNNAGNMGGKTPDNNVLLAIVKWVEEGVAPETIGGYKNVGGTADGAFDYERRHCRYPYRNIWDGKGDTKNPDSWNCI, from the coding sequence ATGCGCGTCAACTTCTCGACCCTGCTGCTtcccagcctcctccaggggCTGGGTGTATGCGCAGCTCCCAACAAAGGCAACGATGATTTCGCCGCCAAATGCGCCAGCCTCAAGAAGTCGCTCAAACTCCCCAACACCACCGTGTACTTCGCCCAGCATGTCTCCGCTGGTACCAACATCACTTTCCCCGACAACCACCCGACCTGCGCTCCTAACTATCAGGTTATGGACGTTGAGGTCTGCCGCGTGGCCATGCTAGTCAAGACAGGACCCACCTCAAACGTCAGTATCGAAGTTTGGCTTCCTTTGAACTGGACAGGTCGGTTCTTAGGAACCGGCAATGGTGGATTAGCTGGCTGTATGCCCTACAACGATATGGCATACGGCAACAGCTTCGGCTTCGCCAGCGTTGGCACGAACAACGGACACAACGGAACCTCAGGCTTGCCCATGTACCGCAACCCAGGCGTGGTTGAGGACTTTGCCTATCGTGCAGTGCACACTGGTGCTGTTATCGGAAAGAAGATCACCCAGGACTTTTACGGCAAGAAGTTCAAGTCCTACTTTCTCGGCTGCTCGACTGGTGGACGTCAAGCAATGAAGTTGGCACAGAGCTTCCCTGAAGATTACGATGGCTACGTAGCGGGTGCTCCGGCTATGCGCTGGAATGGTCTTCAGGCACGCTCTGGAAGTTTCTGGGGCATCACTGGTCCCCCAGGAGCTCCTACTCATGTGACTCCAGACGAGTGGCAAATGGTGCATAAGAGTGTCCTGGCTCAGTGCGACGAGCGCAttgatggcgtcgatgaCGGCGTGCTTGAGGACCCTACCCTCTGTCAGTACCGTCCTGAGGCTCTCATCTGCAGCAAGGGCCAGACCAAGAACTGCctgaccaaggccaaggttgagacGGTCCGTAAAGTCTTTTCTCCCCTATATACCACGAATGAGACATACATCTACCCTCGAGCGGTCCCTGGTGCTAACGCtctcttcaactttgttGTCGCCGAGCAACCGTTCATTTACTCTACAGAATGGTACCAGTATGTCATCTGGGAGGACCCCAAGTGGAACCCCGACACGATTGGACCCAAGGACTACGATAGAGGTGCCGAGATGAACCCCTATGACATTGAGACTTGGGAAGGAGACCTGTCTAAGTTCCGCAGGCGTGGCAACAAGATGATTCACTGGCACGGCCTCCAGGACGGACTTATCAGCGCCGAGAACTCGGACGATTACTATAATCACGTGTCTCGAACAATGGGCCTCAAAAGTAGCCATCTGGACGAGTTTTACAGGTTCTTCCGCGTCAGTGGGTGTGGCCATTGCAGTGCCGGAGACGGGGCTTCTCGCATTGGAAACAACGCCGGAAACATGGGCGGCAAGACGCCAGACAATAATGTGCTTCTGGCTATTGTGAAATGGGTCGAGGAGGGTGTTGCGCCAGAGACAATTGGGGGCTACAAGAACGTCGGCGGAACTGCAGATGGCGCGTTTGACTACGAGCGTAGGCATTGCCGATACCCGTACCGCAACATCTGGGACGGAAAGGGAGATACGAAGAATCCCGATAGCTGGAACTGTATCTAG